From the Excalfactoria chinensis isolate bCotChi1 chromosome 1, bCotChi1.hap2, whole genome shotgun sequence genome, one window contains:
- the REDIC1 gene encoding regulator of DNA class I crossover intermediates 1 isoform X3 — protein MASKESENTEGIKELLFGVTKETADLRVPQDENDCPFLSLFGDESQPIYNKASTKHCNPFVNQSTAPVFLIDPDDRNQMTSRNYTYNTGEAHPAINARKNSVDRHRKGIFTAPEQVLCKSNNAPPANYMKNNLHKSHLQDCHKGQLYLLSAGNKETLSTSEKSEPYAYYCDQQINLKENMQNHSRNKRDEPMEESVWKQNQLFELEELAKAQQKEYNYGVSSNLHRMKQAHFSDADSPLSSPSPSYSPRQTESCFSSSPDMSEEEDAARKKKHADKQRLQTDSANLIPASTSTEPIRASHNGAVPSLPCSSLAMEGAGHLQQKNSISRSREEQKELAAPCEGSSLRQAHKRTQDTQSARCDVWVQTESSGPQAEKVDAATQCDLMRVCSSCGRSPPSARGPQGLHPPGTAGGHKTPEHEAPPPAGGSAGTAALCSEAEYRTLADRTTLDILNYIDTMKGREKQ, from the exons ATGGCCAGTAAAGaatcagaaaacactgaaggaatAAAAGAATTACTGTTTGGTGTCACGAAAGAAACTGCAGACCTGAGAGTTCCTCAAGATGAAAATGATTGCCCCTTTCTGTCCCTGTTTGGAGATGAGAGTCAACCAATCTATAATAAAGCTTCCACAAAGCATTGTAATCCTTTTGTTAACCAAAGCACTGCTCCTGTTTTTCTCATTGATCCTGATGATAGAAATCAAATGACCAGCAGGAACTATACATACAATACTGGAGAGGCTCATCCTGCaattaatgcaagaaaaaattCTGTAGACAGACACCGTAAAGGCATTTTCACAGCTCCAGAACAGGTTTTATGTAAAAGCAACAATGCGCCACCTGCAAACTACATGAAGAACAACCTTCATAAATCCCACCTTCAGGACTGTCACAAGGGACAGCTCTACTTATTATCAGCTGGAAACAAAGAGACACTTTCAACATCTGAAAAGAGTG AACCATATGCTTATTATTGTGATCAGCAGATTAATTTAAAGGAGAACATGCAGAACcattcaagaaataaaag AGATGAGCCCATGGAAGAATCGGTCTGGAAACAGAACCAGCTTTTTGAATTGGAAGAG CTTGcgaaagcacagcagaaggaataCAACTATGGAGTGAGTTCAAACCTTCACAGGATGAAGCAGG CCCATTTTTCAGATGCAGACTCACCGCTCAGCAGCCCATCTCCCAGTTACTCTCCaagacagacagaaagctgCTTCAGCTCCAGCCCTGACATG TCTGAAGAGGAAGATGCagccagaaagaagaaacatgcGGACAAGCAGCGCCTCCAGACAGACAGCGCCAACCTGATCCCAGCTTCCACAAGCACAGAGCCTATCAGGGCCTCTCACAACGGAGCTGTGccttccctgccctgcagcagtcTGGCTATGGAAGGAGCCGGCCATCTTCAGCAGAAAAACTCCATCTCACGCAGCagagaggaacagaaagagCTCGCTGCTCCGTGTGAGGGCAGCTCCTTACGCCAAGCCCACAAGAGAACACAAGACACGCAGAGCGCAAGGTGCGATGTTTGGGTGCAGACCGAGAGCTCCGGCCCGCAAGCAGAGAAAGTGGATGCGGCCACCCAGTGTGACCTCATGCGggtgtgcagcagctgtgggcgCTCCCCGCCCTCTGCCCGCGGCCCGCAGGGGCTGCATCCTCCCGGCACCGCTGGGGGGCACAAAACGCCCGAGCATGAAGCACCGCCGCCCGCAGGCGGCTCAGCGGGGACAGCCGCGCTCTGCTCTGAAGCCGAGTACCGCACTTTGGCTGACAGAACAACGCTGGACATTCTGAACTACATTGATACAATgaaggggagagaaaagcagtga
- the REDIC1 gene encoding regulator of DNA class I crossover intermediates 1 isoform X1: MASKESENTEGIKELLFGVTKETADLRVPQDENDCPFLSLFGDESQPIYNKASTKHCNPFVNQSTAPVFLIDPDDRNQMTSRNYTYNTGEAHPAINARKNSVDRHRKGIFTAPEQVLCKSNNAPPANYMKNNLHKSHLQDCHKGQLYLLSAGNKETLSTSEKSGECQQEPYAYYCDQQINLKENMQNHSRNKRDEPMEESVWKQNQLFELEELAKAQQKEYNYGVSSNLHRMKQAHFSDADSPLSSPSPSYSPRQTESCFSSSPDMSEEEDAARKKKHADKQRLQTDSANLIPASTSTEPIRASHNGAVPSLPCSSLAMEGAGHLQQKNSISRSREEQKELAAPCEGSSLRQAHKRTQDTQSARCDVWVQTESSGPQAEKVDAATQCDLMRVCSSCGRSPPSARGPQGLHPPGTAGGHKTPEHEAPPPAGGSAGTAALCSEAEYRTLADRTTLDILNYIDTMKGREKQ, encoded by the exons ATGGCCAGTAAAGaatcagaaaacactgaaggaatAAAAGAATTACTGTTTGGTGTCACGAAAGAAACTGCAGACCTGAGAGTTCCTCAAGATGAAAATGATTGCCCCTTTCTGTCCCTGTTTGGAGATGAGAGTCAACCAATCTATAATAAAGCTTCCACAAAGCATTGTAATCCTTTTGTTAACCAAAGCACTGCTCCTGTTTTTCTCATTGATCCTGATGATAGAAATCAAATGACCAGCAGGAACTATACATACAATACTGGAGAGGCTCATCCTGCaattaatgcaagaaaaaattCTGTAGACAGACACCGTAAAGGCATTTTCACAGCTCCAGAACAGGTTTTATGTAAAAGCAACAATGCGCCACCTGCAAACTACATGAAGAACAACCTTCATAAATCCCACCTTCAGGACTGTCACAAGGGACAGCTCTACTTATTATCAGCTGGAAACAAAGAGACACTTTCAACATCTGAAAAGAGTGGTGAGTGCCAACAAG AACCATATGCTTATTATTGTGATCAGCAGATTAATTTAAAGGAGAACATGCAGAACcattcaagaaataaaag AGATGAGCCCATGGAAGAATCGGTCTGGAAACAGAACCAGCTTTTTGAATTGGAAGAG CTTGcgaaagcacagcagaaggaataCAACTATGGAGTGAGTTCAAACCTTCACAGGATGAAGCAGG CCCATTTTTCAGATGCAGACTCACCGCTCAGCAGCCCATCTCCCAGTTACTCTCCaagacagacagaaagctgCTTCAGCTCCAGCCCTGACATG TCTGAAGAGGAAGATGCagccagaaagaagaaacatgcGGACAAGCAGCGCCTCCAGACAGACAGCGCCAACCTGATCCCAGCTTCCACAAGCACAGAGCCTATCAGGGCCTCTCACAACGGAGCTGTGccttccctgccctgcagcagtcTGGCTATGGAAGGAGCCGGCCATCTTCAGCAGAAAAACTCCATCTCACGCAGCagagaggaacagaaagagCTCGCTGCTCCGTGTGAGGGCAGCTCCTTACGCCAAGCCCACAAGAGAACACAAGACACGCAGAGCGCAAGGTGCGATGTTTGGGTGCAGACCGAGAGCTCCGGCCCGCAAGCAGAGAAAGTGGATGCGGCCACCCAGTGTGACCTCATGCGggtgtgcagcagctgtgggcgCTCCCCGCCCTCTGCCCGCGGCCCGCAGGGGCTGCATCCTCCCGGCACCGCTGGGGGGCACAAAACGCCCGAGCATGAAGCACCGCCGCCCGCAGGCGGCTCAGCGGGGACAGCCGCGCTCTGCTCTGAAGCCGAGTACCGCACTTTGGCTGACAGAACAACGCTGGACATTCTGAACTACATTGATACAATgaaggggagagaaaagcagtga
- the REDIC1 gene encoding regulator of DNA class I crossover intermediates 1 isoform X2: MASKESENTEGIKELLFGVTKETADLRVPQDENDCPFLSLFGDESQPIYNKASTKHCNPFVNQSTAPVFLIDPDDRNQMTSRNYTYNTGEAHPAINARKNSVDRHRKGIFTAPEQVLCKSNNAPPANYMKNNLHKSHLQDCHKGQLYLLSAGNKETLSTSEKSGECQQEPYAYYCDQQINLKENMQNHSRNKRDEPMEESVWKQNQLFELEELAKAQQKEYNYGVSSNLHRMKQDADSPLSSPSPSYSPRQTESCFSSSPDMSEEEDAARKKKHADKQRLQTDSANLIPASTSTEPIRASHNGAVPSLPCSSLAMEGAGHLQQKNSISRSREEQKELAAPCEGSSLRQAHKRTQDTQSARCDVWVQTESSGPQAEKVDAATQCDLMRVCSSCGRSPPSARGPQGLHPPGTAGGHKTPEHEAPPPAGGSAGTAALCSEAEYRTLADRTTLDILNYIDTMKGREKQ; this comes from the exons ATGGCCAGTAAAGaatcagaaaacactgaaggaatAAAAGAATTACTGTTTGGTGTCACGAAAGAAACTGCAGACCTGAGAGTTCCTCAAGATGAAAATGATTGCCCCTTTCTGTCCCTGTTTGGAGATGAGAGTCAACCAATCTATAATAAAGCTTCCACAAAGCATTGTAATCCTTTTGTTAACCAAAGCACTGCTCCTGTTTTTCTCATTGATCCTGATGATAGAAATCAAATGACCAGCAGGAACTATACATACAATACTGGAGAGGCTCATCCTGCaattaatgcaagaaaaaattCTGTAGACAGACACCGTAAAGGCATTTTCACAGCTCCAGAACAGGTTTTATGTAAAAGCAACAATGCGCCACCTGCAAACTACATGAAGAACAACCTTCATAAATCCCACCTTCAGGACTGTCACAAGGGACAGCTCTACTTATTATCAGCTGGAAACAAAGAGACACTTTCAACATCTGAAAAGAGTGGTGAGTGCCAACAAG AACCATATGCTTATTATTGTGATCAGCAGATTAATTTAAAGGAGAACATGCAGAACcattcaagaaataaaag AGATGAGCCCATGGAAGAATCGGTCTGGAAACAGAACCAGCTTTTTGAATTGGAAGAG CTTGcgaaagcacagcagaaggaataCAACTATGGAGTGAGTTCAAACCTTCACAGGATGAAGCAGG ATGCAGACTCACCGCTCAGCAGCCCATCTCCCAGTTACTCTCCaagacagacagaaagctgCTTCAGCTCCAGCCCTGACATG TCTGAAGAGGAAGATGCagccagaaagaagaaacatgcGGACAAGCAGCGCCTCCAGACAGACAGCGCCAACCTGATCCCAGCTTCCACAAGCACAGAGCCTATCAGGGCCTCTCACAACGGAGCTGTGccttccctgccctgcagcagtcTGGCTATGGAAGGAGCCGGCCATCTTCAGCAGAAAAACTCCATCTCACGCAGCagagaggaacagaaagagCTCGCTGCTCCGTGTGAGGGCAGCTCCTTACGCCAAGCCCACAAGAGAACACAAGACACGCAGAGCGCAAGGTGCGATGTTTGGGTGCAGACCGAGAGCTCCGGCCCGCAAGCAGAGAAAGTGGATGCGGCCACCCAGTGTGACCTCATGCGggtgtgcagcagctgtgggcgCTCCCCGCCCTCTGCCCGCGGCCCGCAGGGGCTGCATCCTCCCGGCACCGCTGGGGGGCACAAAACGCCCGAGCATGAAGCACCGCCGCCCGCAGGCGGCTCAGCGGGGACAGCCGCGCTCTGCTCTGAAGCCGAGTACCGCACTTTGGCTGACAGAACAACGCTGGACATTCTGAACTACATTGATACAATgaaggggagagaaaagcagtga